The Syngnathus typhle isolate RoL2023-S1 ecotype Sweden linkage group LG3, RoL_Styp_1.0, whole genome shotgun sequence genome window below encodes:
- the LOC133151899 gene encoding UPF0575 protein C19orf67 homolog has protein sequence MKPQIQVSISKTDPALLSGHPSSSSFMPRKRMKRNPWSIPPQNQVCVFKGDYLHDKPELVKGVAKKDNGLQAAALRSFIHICQPYFNFLETTARTSRLSTDTKHAQKLLEFSQELCDVLENLVQTYASRKLVTLDETDPDNLSHFCIGHIEMAKLRLSVTAFRYCQPMPYLVNDNTALFKHMRWNVERLDGANGQATKYYYLCYEDIPNRHADGSKLDSEAVRMWSIGQWVQVKPDPSTENIFDWVLCDVPEGAFEKLLSVGKQEPSSRTANDQMLQLIESLENINFLLDLRISQETSEEYYSGVNYNSFGPGAYAGYLSCEENPK, from the exons ATGAAGCCGCAGATCCAGGTTTCCATCAGCAAAACAGATCCAGCGCTCCTCAGTGGCCATCCATCGTCAAGTTCCTTCATGCCACGAAAGAGGATGAAACGAAACCCGTGGTCTATACCGCCCCAGAACCAGGTTTGCGTCTTCAAAGGAGACTACCTGCACGACAAACCCGAACTCGTCAAAGG CGTGGCGAAAAAAGACAACGGACTTCAGGCTGCAGCTCTGAGAAGTTTCATTCACATATGTCAACCTTACTTTAACTTCCTTGAAACCACAGCCAGAACTTCGAGGTTGTCCACTGATACTAAG catgcacagaagttgttggAGTTCTCTCAGGAACTGTGTGATGTATTGGAAAATCTGGTGCAGACCTACGCCAGCCGCAAACTTGTCACTTTGGACGAGACAGATCCTGAcaa TCTGTCTCACTTCTGCATCGGCCACATAGAGATGGCTAAACTGAGACTAAGCGTGACAGCGTTCCGCTACTGTCAGCCCATGCCATACCTGGTAAATGATAACACCGCCCTGTTCAAGCACATGCGCTGGAACGTGGAGAGACTCGATGGAGCAAATGGACAAGCGACAAAGTA ctaCTACCTGTGCTATGAGGATATTCCCAATAGGCACGCAGATGGCAGCAAATTGGATTCTGAAGCGGTGCGGATGTGGTCTATTGGTCAGTGGGTTCAGGTGAAGCCTGATCCCTCCACAGAGAACATCTTTGACTG GGTGCTGTGTGACGTTCCGGAGGGCGCCTTTGAGAAGCTGCTGTCTGTAGGCAAACAAGAGCCGTCCAGCCGCACAGCCAACGACCAAATGCTGCAGTTGATCGAGTCTCTGgagaacattaactttctgttagATTTGAGAATCAGTCAAGAGACTTCAGAAGAATATTATTCTGGTGTAAACTACAATAGTTTTGGACCAGGGGCATATGCAGGATATTTGTCATGTGAGGAAAACCCAAAATAG
- the LOC133151051 gene encoding UPF0575 protein C19orf67 homolog, giving the protein MANNSPRHSVQVCNRIRRSTQSGLEAAVVRSFTDACQPYFNFLEWATRTIQLPPDMLKEFSEQMCNVLEHLLLTLASSNLITLDESEPDNISHFCMGRIVLERLRLSVTTFRYCEPTPYLARVNTGLFKRMRWNVNRLNCPKDGKSKPETEYYYLCYEESIPNLHADGDNPDSKVVRMWSIGQWMQVQPDPCTETIFDWVLCEVPEGTFEKLLLMGSEEPTSCTATEHLLQLLMSSMNSAALL; this is encoded by the exons ATGGCCAACAATTCGCCCAGACATTCAGTGCAAGTGTGCAATAGGATCAGGAGGTCAACG CAATCGGGACTCGAAGCTGCCGTGGTGAGGAGTTTCACCGACGCCTGCCAGCCATACTTTAATTTCCTGGAATGGGCAACCCGCACCATCCAGCTGCCCCCTGACATG CTAAAAGAATTCTCCGAACAGATGTGTAACGTGCTGGAACATCTGTTGCTGACCTTGGCAAGCAGCAATCTCATCACTTTGGACGAGTCCGAGCCTGACAA CATATCTCACTTCTGCATGGGTCGCATCGTGCTGGAGCGACTGAGGCTGAGCGTAACGACATTCCGCTACTGTGAGCCCACGCCGTACCTGGCCAGAGTTAACACCGGCCTCTTCAAGCGCATGCGCTGGAATGTGAATCGACTCAATTGTCCAAAAGATGGCAAGAGCAAGCCTGAGACAGAATA cTACTACCTGTGCTACGAGGAGAGTATTCCCAACTTGCACGCAGATGGTGACAATCCGGATTCCAAAGTGGTGCGGATGTGGTCCATTGGTCAGTGGATGCAGGTCCAGCCTGACCCCTGCACAGAGACCATCTTTGACTG GGTGCTTTGTGAAGTCCCCGAGGGCACCTTTGAGAAGCTCCTCTTGATGGGTAGCGAAGAGCCAACAAGTTGCACAGCCACAGAACACCTGCTGCAGCTACTTATGTCATCCATGAACTCGGCAGCGCTTTTGTAA
- the prr36a gene encoding mucin-17, translating to MKPDGVPMDTAEPDGEATEAEQSSVSPDHGVEQAASLLEQTQNDGSPQEASKTNGEPDPQVKPEADASKKQAAAKTQDSLRSKTQSKHTNSTAKSCAAGAVPKKTVSVATVVPTVKTPSKGAQRRPVRNDSSAAATTTNGTRPVTLGGSRNRSTAAENVDAARAKSSAATSRFTNQRRYLYVAAKVDSGAIPKTSRPTSAPQSASAPGTGSSVATRVPTSAPAATSGSRSAPSTSRAGNNVPSRPPSTASSKAAASRATTLPSTGRITAMQPPSSSAVTVRKDVHRPPSAAVAKRTAAPSAAAKKPEASKPTAGGKPPSTSKWAAQSKTQQPGPAKPSSAASPKPPAASRAPLRRTPHSSPANKSINSSTPLAKQESKPIQAVLPFSAGVKKTKASKCNPSVGTRGGAVATVTRAEVPQETSTLAEVVPLQASTLDPPTEAVPQVSPQSHSAASSPPRSPLTTASSKIPPPQQESENDAPSVQQEQASTSAELPSAKVASLPEIVCQSANVSSEQTVAKSVTQVAPPSNLNDEEDEEEREPSQLVSVSEMSGISQPTEESRPGSAGPVGGSAWRAGGAFPAELDSLSGSQQGASELSAPGVLEGTESMDDLGEGSLKGAMDMEGASAGSPDFQKVPDIPFNDYEEEEDYDDDDDEDRVCDMDVGSEKTDELQRRRHDNAAADDDEEDEDVEMASEAVTESGLESYGNADEDDFAEDERLDNLNRLVQLSPPPRLPSAPGAPWHRPDPFAQPWEDQARPSQLDQLTELVSQLRLVEAPVSPLMDPLQADSETPSQSPAQACLEITSDPQNQDVSLSSKLEDGAKVRTKQCTAVPRPTPFPLTPEELGVVSPRIQEVPLTSPQPDAGVHMASGDQEVKAQSTPADELLRGVVSALASNPSSSSVTEDEASDTEGEALLEESLETASESRVNTTFEVQPPGQRCLSTVEEVEECETTALTDDATPPSATSLASYGFDSATTASNVHSAGEGCVKSPGIFSLEELPEESKEPCQQARCDLAERQYVECRCTEEGQRSEAQAVSALQTTQEKPEDAKPPYYMTICEKTDNSFGGLTPQYQGCHQGDPHCAGPRLTCADLPPRKAGQHVLSPQLRRLEQHQKQLMEMQQRREQQSRPLEGVEQERKRTEEEEQKKKKDEAEEEIKRNEREQAEDDKMADQVGKMLSGEVNLVNGEGKMSAEEEAQRHELQLQLLQQQSELKQRQQILEWQQELEEQPPPGRTVVLSPSSGLCTIYEALESSDEEPDGIRRPDRKRTAPAELRGANEDHSSSPERPAPLDLDWGAKVDMVQQLINQTLLLNRDGCSSLLLLPGGAGGTLSPLESSLWPSLLPPISPPSATVTSVSSFSPEATGSSPQGEWTVVELETHH from the exons ATGAAACCGGATGGGGTTCCCATGGATACCGCAGAGCCTGACGGTGAAGCCACGGAAGCCGAGCAGTCCTCAGTGTCGCCGGACCACGGAGTAGAGCAGGCCGCATCCCTGCTAGAACAAACCCAGAACGACGGTTCGCCCCAAGAAGCTTCCAAGACAAACGGGGAACCGGACCCTCAAGTCAAACCAGAAGCCGATGCCTCCAAAAAGCAGGCTGCCGCCAAAACGCAAGATTCCCTGCGATCCAAGACTCAGTCCAAGCACACCAACTCGACTGCAAAGTCATGTGCGGCGGGGGCCGTACCCAAAAAAACAGTGAGTGTTGCAACTGTCGTGCCCACCGTCAAGACCCCGAGCAAAGGGGCTCAACGGAGGCCCGTGAGAAACGACTCGAGTGCCGCTGCGACCACGACGAACGGTACCAGGCCCGTAACCCTCGGCGGTAGTCGCAACCGGAGCACGGCCGCTGAAAATGTTGACGCAGCTCGAGCCAAAAGCTCCG CGGCTACGAGCAGATTCACCAACCAGAGACGGTACTTGTACGTTGCTGCCAAAGTTGACAGCGGCGCCATTCCAAAAACCAGCAG gcctACCTCAGCTCCTCAATCAGCATCTGCGCCCGGGACTGGTAGCAGCGTTGCAACCAGAGTGCCCACTAGTGCGCCGGCTGCTACTTCAGGATCTCGATCGGCGCCATCCACATCCAGAGCGGGCAATAATGTTCCGTCCAGGCCGCCCAGCACTGCAAGTAGCAAAGCTGCTGCGTCCAGAGCCACCACGCTACCCTCTACTGGCAGGATCACAGCGATGCAGCCTCCCTCTTCTTCTGCTGTCACAGTGAGGAAAG ATGTCCATCGGCCACCTTCTGCTGCAGTTGCAAAAAGGACCGCAGCGCCATCAGCTGCCGCGAAAAAGCCCGAAGCTTCAAAACCTACAGCCGGAGGAAAGCCGCCTTCTACCTCCAAATGGGCCGCGCAAAGTAAAACGCAACAACCCGGTCCTGCAAAGCCTTCCAGTGCGGCTTCTCCCAAGCCTCCGGCGGCAAGCAGAGCACCCCTGCGAAGAACCCCGCATTCATCTCCAGCGAACAAATCCATAAACAGCAGCACGCCGTTGGCCAAGCAGGAGAGCAAACCTATTCAAGCGGTGTTACCTTTCAGTGCCGGCGTCAAGAAGACCAAAGCTTCCAAATGCAACCCCTCTGTCGGGACACGAGGGGGTGCTGTTGCAACGGTAACTAGGGCAGAAGTACCCCAAGAAACATCTACTCTTGCAGAAGTGGTCCCACTCCAAGCCTCCACTCTGGATCCACCAACAGAAGCGGTACCTCAAGTGAGCCCTCAGAGCCATTCGGCGGCGTCCTCTCCTCCACGCAGCCCGCTCACTACAGCTTCATCGAAAATACCTCCACCGCAGCAGGAGAGTGAGAACGATGCTCCTTCGGTTCAACAGGAGCAGGCGTCAACCTCCGCTGAGCTTCCGTCGGCCAAGGTGGCCTCTCTGCCGGAGATAGTCTGTCAGTCTGCTAACGTGTCCTCAGAGCAGACAGTTGCAAAGTCCGTCACTCAGGTAGCTCCGCCCAGTAATCTCAAcgatgaagaagatgaagaggaaAGGGAGCCGAGTCAGCTGGTTTCGGTTTCCGAAATGAGCGGGATTTCACAACCCACCGAGGAGTCGCGTCCCGGGTCGGCCGGACCGGTCGGCGGCTCCGCTTGGAGGGCCGGCGGTGCCTTCCCGGCTGAGCTGGACTCGCTTAGCGGGAGCCAGCAGGGGGCGTCGGAGTTGAGTGCCCCCGGCGTCCTGGAGGGCACCGAGAGCATGGACGATCTCGGAGAGGGCAGCCTCAAAGGAGCCATGGACATGGAAGGGGCTTCGGCCGGCTCGCCGGACTTTCAAAAGGTTCCCGATATCCCCTTCAATGActacgaggaggaggaagattatgacgatgacgacgatgaaGACAGAGTGTGCGACATGGACGTGGGCTCCGAAAAGACGGACGAGCTGCAGCGGCGCAGGCACGACAACGCCGCCGCCGATGATGACGAAGAGGACGAAGACGTGGAGATGGCCAGCGAGGCAGTAACAGAGAGTGGACTGGAGAGCTACGGGAACGCCGACGAGGACGACTTTGCCGAAGATGAAAGACTGGACAACTTGAACAGGTTGGTCCAGCTTTCTCCACCTCCTCGGCTCCCGTCGGCGCCGGGTGCTCCGTGGCACCGACCCGACCCGTTCGCTCAGCCCTGGGAAGATCAAGCTCGACCTTCTCAACTAGATCAGCTCACTGAACTGGTCTCCCAACTCAGGCTGGTGGAAGCTCCAGTGAGCCCACTAATGGACCCCCTGCAAGCCGACTCCGAGACTCCATCTCAATCCCCCGCTCAGGCCTGCCTCGAAATCACCTCAGATCCTCAAAACCAAGATGTTTCTTTGTCTTCCAAGCTTGAGGATGGAGCCAAGGTGCGCACGAAACAGTGTACTGCGGTGCCACGTCCGACTCCGTTTCCTCTAACTCCAGAGGAACTTGGCGTAGTGAGCCCCCGAATTCAAGAAGTCCCGCTCACCTCTCCCCAGCCTGATGCGGGTGTTCATATGGCCAGCGGTGACCAGGAGGTCAAGGCCCAGTCCACGCCAGCAGACGAGCTTTTGAGAGGCGTCGTAAGCGCTCTGGCTTCCaacccttcgtcatcttccgTGACAGAGGACGAAGCCAGCGACACGGAGGGCGAAGCTCTGCTGGAAGAGTCTTTGGAGACTGCGTCCGAGAGCAGGGTGAACACGACCTTTGAGGTCCAGCCCCCCGGACAACGCTGCCTCTCCACCGTGGAAGAAGTGGAGGAGTGCGAGACGACGGCTTTGACCGACGACGCCACCCCGCCTTCCGCGACCTCTCTGGCGTCCTACGGCTTCGACTCGGCAACCACGGCCTCCAACGTCCATTCGGCGGGCGAGGGCTGCGTCAAGAGCCCGGGCATCTTCTCTCTGGAGGAGCTTCCCGAGGAATCCAAGGAGCCCTGTCAGCAAGCCCGGTGCGACCTCGCCGAGCGGCAATACGTGGAGTGCCGTTGCACGGAAGAAGGGCAAAGGTCCGAAGCGCAGGCTGTGAGCGCTTTGCAGACCACGCAAGAAAAGCCAGAAGACGCCAAGCCGCCGTACTATATGACCATCTGTGAAAAGACTGACAACTCTTTTGGAG gccTCACCCCGCAATATCAAGGCTGCCATCAGGGGGACCCTCACTGCGCGGGGCCCCGTCTGACCTGCGCCGACCTGCCGCCCCGGAAGGCCGGGCAGCACGTGCTCAGCCCCCAGCTGCGACGGCTGGAGCAGCACCAGAAGCAGCTGATGGAGATGCAGCAGCGACGAGAGCAGCAGAGCAGACCCCTGGAAGGTGTCGAGCAAGAGAGGAAGAGGACAGAGGAGGAggaacagaagaagaagaaggacgaGGCGGAGGAGGAAATCAAGAGGAATGAGCGGGAACAAGCGGAGGATGACAAAATGGCTGACCAGGTTGGCAAAATGCTCTCTGGGGAAGTCAACCTTGTCAACGGAGAGGGCAAAATGTCCGCCGAAGAGGAGGCGCAGAGGCACGAGCTGCAATTGCAGCTTCTGCAGCAGCAGTCGGAATTGAAGCAGAGGCAGCAGATCCTGGAGTGGCAGCAAGAACTGGAGGAGCAGCCGCCTCCCGGCCGAACCGTGGTCCTGTCCCCCTCGTCTGGACTGTGTACCATCTACGAAGCTCTGGAGAGCAGCGACGAAGAGCCGGACGGAATCCGCCGTCCCGATCGCAAAAGGACTGCACCGGCGGAATTGAGGGGTGCCAATGAGGACCACTCCTCCTCCCCTGAGCGCCCGGCCCCCTTGGACCTGGACTGGGGTGCCAAAGTGGACATGGTGCAGCAGCTCATCAATCAGACATTGCTACTCAACAGAGACGGCTGTTCCTCTCTCCTGCTTCTTCCGGGAGGGGCGGGTGGCACCTTGAGCCCCCTGGAGAGCAGCTTGTGGCCCAGCCTCCTGCCTCCCATCAGTCCACCCTCGGCCACCGTCACCTCTGTGAGCAGCTTCTCCCCGGAGGCCACCGGAAGCTCCCCTCAGGGGGAGTGGACAGTAGTAGAGCTGGAGACCCATCACTAA